Proteins from a genomic interval of Ptychodera flava strain L36383 chromosome 7, AS_Pfla_20210202, whole genome shotgun sequence:
- the LOC139137813 gene encoding ubiquitin carboxyl-terminal hydrolase 13-like: MDFSGFQKNSRGTTNPCDCFKYKVEERIQCGQSGQVRYTNRDDYILALPIPLESATNKDEVAAFEIKKKECEEKKQPIGIDEIVRPSIPLSVCLESFSQAEIVDDIFTVVQSKQNQLLQNVSIDIPDELDLSALRGKGLQKVMALHRSPYTPGKSLEPVSILCCDINFLSCCKDMYSEIWSVHN; encoded by the exons ATGGACTTTTCTGGCTTTCAGAAAAACAGCAGAGGAACGACCAATCCATGTGACtgtttcaaatacaaagtaGAGGAACGTATCCAGTGTGGTCAATCAGGCCAAGTTAGATATACCAACAGAGATGATTACATTCTAGCGTTACCAATACCTTTAGAATCGGCCACAAATAAAG ATGAAGTAGCagcttttgaaatcaagaaaaagGAATGTGAAGAGAAGAAGCAACCAATAGGCATTGATGAGATTGTCAGACCTAGCATACCACTGTCTGTGTGTCTAGAGTCATTTAGTCAAGCAGAAATAGTGGATGACATTTTTACAGTAGTGCAATCCAAGCAAAATCAACTGCTTCAAA ATGTGAGTATTGATATACCAGATGAATTAGATCTATCAGCACTGAGGGGCAAAGGTCTTCAGAAGGTGATGGCCCTCCACAGG AGTCCATACACTCCTGGAAAGTCATTGGAACCAGTGTCAATACTGTGCTGTGACATCAATTTCCTGAGCTGTTGCAAGGATATGTATTCTGAGATTTGGTCAGTTCACAATTGA
- the LOC139137811 gene encoding uncharacterized protein, protein MNNPCKKLEQKYTIYNDTAKVTIVENIDEESVYPSVEDEKKDEFVPDTVETTPEPTIAMGGLEIINTLEYEKELSEMKQRSLPMSVDLSKENTAVMNLSADHTSSAVRRKPKRTSDNIKPVNRCIAMTSSPQRSPLAVVNIASSPKVLWRKKASTNIPLQRTPQNQVKNKISSAGNTPA, encoded by the exons ATGAATAAT CCTTGCAAGAAACTGgagcaaaaatatacaatatacaaTGACACAGCTAAAGTTACAATTGTGGAAAATATTGATGAAGAATCAGTATATCCATCTGTGGAAGACGAGAAGAAGGATGAATTTGTACCGGATACTGTGGAAACAACTCCGGAACCAACCATAGCCATGGGAGGATTAGAGATTATAAACACACTAGAGTATGAGAAGGAACTCTCAGAGATGAAACAAAGATCATTGCCTATGTCTGTGGATCTGTCCAAAGAAAATACCGCAGTTATGAATTTATCTGCAG ATCACACAAGCAGTGCAGTGCGCAGAAAACCAAAGAGAACCAGTGACAATATCAAACCTGTCAACAGATGCATCGCCATGACATCATCTCCACAAAGATCTCCTCTTGCCGTAGTCAATATTGCAAGCTCCCCCAAGGTTCTCTGGCGGAAGAAAGCATCAACAAACATACCGCTGCAAAGAACACCGCAGAATCAAGTGAAGAACAAGATATCAAGTGCTGGCAATACACCAGCATGA